In Flavobacteriales bacterium, one genomic interval encodes:
- a CDS encoding DUF3703 domain-containing protein has protein sequence MKFNTSIPEALKVYYTAELDHYRIQYATGNLKGAWRHLERAHIIGQNYPFAHTFVHWKMLQFGIRIKSGKEIIGQIPRLMVGGVKSFVGSVPVGNPGGANVPPLKPFPIDKELEDIFRKAGLHAAH, from the coding sequence ATGAAATTCAACACGTCCATCCCTGAAGCGCTGAAAGTATACTACACGGCTGAATTGGATCACTACCGCATTCAGTACGCAACCGGTAATTTGAAAGGTGCGTGGCGTCATTTGGAACGAGCGCACATCATCGGACAGAACTATCCGTTCGCGCATACGTTCGTGCATTGGAAAATGCTCCAGTTCGGGATCAGGATCAAAAGCGGAAAAGAGATCATTGGGCAAATTCCACGTCTGATGGTTGGAGGTGTGAAATCCTTCGTAGGTAGCGTTCCGGTCGGAAATCCCGGCGGAGCGAATGTTCCACCATTAAAGCCGTTCCCGATCGATAAGGAGCTGGAGGACATCTTTCGGAAAGCGGGACTGCATGCAGCGCATTGA
- the arr gene encoding NAD(+)--rifampin ADP-ribosyltransferase: MEQNESAQRSTGPGATPFVQTYFHGTKAELKIGDLIKAGFNSNFGKRINAKYIFLAATLDPAIWGAELAVGEGRERIYLVEPTGAIENDPDLTDKKFPGNPTMSYRSKEPFRVVGEITIWQGHPPEQVKAMKDALAALKQQGVNSLNDE; encoded by the coding sequence ATGGAGCAAAATGAAAGCGCACAGAGATCAACCGGGCCGGGTGCGACACCATTCGTACAGACTTATTTTCACGGAACGAAGGCGGAGTTGAAAATAGGCGACCTGATCAAAGCGGGTTTCAACTCAAACTTTGGAAAAAGGATCAACGCGAAATATATATTTCTGGCAGCAACATTGGATCCTGCAATTTGGGGGGCAGAACTAGCAGTTGGTGAAGGGCGAGAAAGAATTTATTTAGTTGAACCGACAGGAGCAATTGAAAATGACCCTGACCTAACAGACAAGAAATTCCCGGGAAATCCTACGATGTCCTATCGTTCGAAAGAGCCATTCAGAGTTGTTGGAGAAATTACCATTTGGCAAGGGCACCCACCGGAGCAGGTCAAAGCAATGAAAGATGCATTAGCTGCACTGAAACAGCAAGGGGTCAATTCATTGAACGATGAATGA
- a CDS encoding T9SS type A sorting domain-containing protein has product MKKISCVILYLSFQVNVLYSQETITINVDPSTTVGTLPPLWRDHYEVHLTLGYGGNPTWLGPHTSLLSDPDLGAEMARLEPRFIRVSNGRADNPPDTSYYSSSTSVLKELPYEFYKGGNNLTDADDLSNYDFSYIDSLITVVQSFGAEPFITMDYMPFVLSSDTTPNYNGLIGFVYQLAYDNTIRNAPPENNAVYGRVMYQFIKHCYDSYGVTYFEHWNEPDQNFIMEHFFWSGTKEQLYAAYEAIANEVSADASLANAIKLGGCSFALYSGDQMVPLYFLQQVQTNSDKLDFLSFHPYSDTQLKGGYDSTKVALVKNWRDTYVPNAELINAEWGRIDQNTDTWGGLNYGLHKMEHTIDMLNRDVAMSFEVCLFDPETSTDNYTYLGMYRVGPIVPKPAAYVYYNMNRMNDAVNRLPLTIDPGMYALAGMTTTSDKIVVVFPAPTPTSGNNTVHLNLAGLPWGAGPFHVDRYELTDQSYQLGVINNLTHSSAQNGATFSDTVVYAADNNSGRFIIWEIYSDGLSGIGSGPEPTKFLIHPNPATDNFEIQFNELPTTAYTITISDMLGNQVYLEAVNNLEKDHTIHAKLNNGFYFVRIPVDGKVYSSKISVR; this is encoded by the coding sequence ATGAAAAAGATCAGTTGTGTTATTCTGTATTTATCGTTCCAAGTGAATGTTCTTTATTCTCAGGAAACAATTACGATCAATGTAGACCCTTCTACAACAGTAGGTACACTACCTCCACTATGGCGTGATCATTACGAGGTGCATTTAACGCTTGGATATGGAGGCAACCCAACTTGGCTAGGGCCACATACTTCCTTGTTATCAGATCCCGATCTTGGAGCTGAAATGGCGCGGCTAGAACCGCGTTTTATTCGTGTTTCAAATGGTAGAGCAGACAATCCGCCGGATACGAGTTATTACTCCAGTTCCACAAGTGTCCTGAAGGAACTTCCGTATGAATTCTATAAAGGAGGCAATAACCTAACGGATGCGGACGATCTATCCAATTATGATTTTTCCTACATCGATTCCTTGATCACAGTTGTTCAGTCGTTCGGCGCAGAACCATTCATTACGATGGATTACATGCCGTTCGTTCTTAGCTCTGATACGACCCCGAATTATAATGGACTGATAGGCTTTGTTTACCAACTGGCTTATGATAATACCATACGTAACGCTCCACCTGAAAACAATGCTGTGTATGGCAGAGTGATGTACCAATTCATTAAACACTGTTATGATTCCTATGGTGTCACCTATTTTGAACACTGGAATGAACCCGATCAGAATTTCATCATGGAACATTTTTTCTGGTCAGGGACGAAAGAACAATTGTATGCAGCTTATGAGGCGATCGCGAACGAGGTCTCTGCAGACGCCAGCTTGGCGAATGCCATAAAATTGGGTGGATGTAGCTTCGCTCTATACTCTGGCGATCAGATGGTACCTCTGTATTTCCTTCAACAGGTCCAGACCAATTCAGATAAACTTGATTTCCTTTCTTTTCATCCTTATTCAGACACTCAGTTAAAAGGAGGATATGACAGTACGAAAGTTGCACTCGTTAAAAATTGGCGGGATACGTATGTTCCGAATGCTGAATTGATAAATGCCGAATGGGGGCGCATCGATCAGAACACGGATACGTGGGGAGGCTTGAATTATGGACTGCACAAAATGGAACACACCATTGACATGCTGAATAGAGATGTTGCCATGTCCTTTGAAGTTTGTTTGTTCGACCCCGAAACGTCCACGGATAATTACACCTATTTAGGCATGTACCGTGTTGGACCCATCGTGCCAAAACCAGCAGCTTATGTGTACTATAACATGAATAGGATGAACGATGCTGTCAACCGATTGCCGTTGACCATTGATCCAGGCATGTACGCATTGGCTGGAATGACGACCACAAGTGATAAGATCGTTGTTGTATTTCCTGCACCAACCCCTACTTCCGGAAATAATACCGTGCACCTGAATTTAGCTGGTCTGCCTTGGGGGGCTGGTCCGTTCCATGTGGACAGGTATGAACTAACTGACCAATCGTATCAGTTGGGAGTAATAAATAACCTCACACATTCTTCCGCTCAAAATGGAGCTACTTTTTCTGACACGGTCGTCTATGCTGCTGATAACAATAGTGGTCGCTTTATTATCTGGGAAATTTATAGTGATGGGTTGTCGGGTATTGGATCAGGACCGGAACCCACTAAGTTCTTGATCCATCCGAATCCTGCTACGGACAATTTCGAGATCCAGTTCAACGAACTACCAACGACAGCATACACCATCACGATCAGTGATATGCTAGGGAACCAGGTTTATCTTGAAGCGGTGAACAACTTGGAAAAGGATCACACCATACATGCCAAGTTGAACAACGGGTTTTATTTTGTACGCATTCCTGTAGATGGGAAGGTCTATTCATCCAAGATCAGTGTGAGGTGA
- a CDS encoding DMT family protein, whose translation MKSLYTVLLLTLSNIFMTFAWYGHLKFKEIPWFSKLGLPAVILISWGIALFEYSAQVPANKLGFIGNGGPFSLWQLKVIQEVITLVVFTAFTLIFFKNETLRLNHVIGSGFLVLAVYFIFKK comes from the coding sequence ATGAAATCGCTTTATACAGTACTACTTCTTACCCTCTCCAATATCTTCATGACGTTCGCTTGGTACGGACATCTGAAATTCAAGGAAATACCCTGGTTCAGCAAATTGGGACTTCCTGCTGTTATTCTCATCAGTTGGGGGATCGCCCTCTTCGAATACTCGGCTCAGGTTCCTGCTAATAAGCTCGGTTTCATAGGCAATGGTGGACCGTTCAGTTTATGGCAACTGAAAGTGATCCAAGAAGTAATAACACTCGTCGTCTTTACTGCATTCACACTTATCTTTTTCAAGAACGAGACCCTGCGGTTGAACCACGTGATCGGATCCGGCTTTCTGGTTCTTGCTGTCTACTTTATTTTCAAGAAATGA